A single genomic interval of Spinacia oleracea cultivar Varoflay chromosome 6, BTI_SOV_V1, whole genome shotgun sequence harbors:
- the LOC130463695 gene encoding uncharacterized protein, with translation MPADQQEPSQNPNSAYYLSNSDLNATKLVSIEFEGKCFSDWRRSMMIALSTRNKLCFVDGSLNQPAPNSANHRIWIRCNDLVISWMLASLEPKIARSVLYLKTARAIWLELEDRYCRESGPQLFSVQQQLSELTQGDEEEVASFFTKIKMLWDQLDGLEPLPVCVCTGCSCTLTQQLLKTQQNQRLIQFLMKLNDKYEHPKSTILMMSPLPTISKAYGLLLQEEQQKEVHNHKHQSHTESTAFNARRFDNKPYKGPYNNSPNSQNTGTGNQYKNFTNRNNLYCEHCKMRNHTIDKCWKLHGYPKDFKGKGKRIAAAA, from the coding sequence ATGCCTGCAGATCAGCAAGAACCTTCTCAGAATCCTAACTCTGCTTATTATCTAAGCAATAGTGATTTGAATGCCACAAAATTAGTGAGCATTGAATTTGAAGGAAAATGTTTCAGTGATTGGAGGAGGTCAATGATGATTGCACTTTCAACCAGaaataaattgtgttttgttgatGGCAGTTTGAATCAGCCAGCACCAAATTCTGCAAATCACAGAATATGGATCAGGTGTAATGATCTAGTAATCTCTTGGATGCTAGCTTCTCTTGAGCCAAAGATTGCTAGGAGTGTTCTTTATCTCAAAACTGCAAGAGCAATTTGGCTTGAGTTGGAAGACAGATATTGCAGGGAATCTGGTCCTCAACTGTTCTCAGTTCAACAACAATTGAGTGAGTTAACACAAGGAGATGAAGAAGAAGTAGCTAGTTTCTTCACAAAGATCAAAATGCTATGGGACCAGCTAGATGGACTAGAGCCATTACCTGTTTGTGTTTGCACTGGATGTAGCTGCACACTCACACAACAGTTGCTCAAAACACAGCAGAATCAAAGGCtaattcagtttttaatgaaGCTGAATGACAAATATGAGCATCCTAAGAGCACTATACTTATGATGAGTCCTTTACCTACAATTTCAAAGGCATATGGACTGCTCCTTCAAGAAGAACAGCAGAAAGAAGTACACAATCACAAACATCAGTCACACACAGAGTCCACTGCATTTAATGCTAGGAGATTTGACAATAAACCTTACAAAGGACCATACAATAACAGCCCTAATTCTCAGAATACAGGAACTGGAAATCAATACAAAAATTTCACCAACAGAAACAACCTATATTGTGAACATTGCAAGATGAGAAATCACACAATTGACAAGTGTTGGAAGTTACATGGGTATCCTAAAGAT
- the LOC110781751 gene encoding putative F-box protein At1g65770, with the protein MSNLNTTISPNIYRNNWEDLPKELLVIIGKHLESRIDVFTFRAVSTSWRSAVSFSYRQNQSSLTLPPPINATAVLSPVTICRLEHQTQGVACLVKVVESTSGELRLRNPLSSDLPIRQYPGNNNNIRKSLNLLDFRLIELARGYRLNFTTIPTGSTITKAVLFYGCGILALFDSRELGYWGFGDENWTILSDEGTYYDDIMCYKNQFYVINNVGIVYWIDRSRNLVQYAPLLCGFGHLKNLVESAGHFYVVDSYLEEEEEAMFEEPRVGLCGRRTVNMKVYRLDEEWGTWVDVDSLGNRVFVLGKDVCFSVSVDDFPSCQGNCIYFLDPVLEFVNVRRTIKRFVGRVFRFDNRSIKMVECFPTYKRLFSPSMNNLPLSISA; encoded by the coding sequence ATGAGCAACTTAAACACTACAATTTCGCCAAACATATACAGAAACAATTGGGAAGACCTCCCTAAGGAATTACTCGTGATCATCGGAAAACACCTCGAATCTCGCATCGACGTCTTCACCTTCCGTGCAGTTTCCACTTCATGGCGCTCCGCCGTCTCTTTCTCCTACCGTCAAAATCAATCTTCACTCACTCTGCCTCCGCCAATCAACGCCACCGCCGTCTTATCTCCCGTCACAATCTGCCGCCTCGAACACCAAACACAAGGTGTCGCCTGCTTGGTTAAGGTTGTGGAATCAACCTCCGGCGAATTGCGGCTCCGAAATCCACTCTCCTCTGATCTCCCAATCAGACAATATCCcggtaataataacaatattcgTAAGTCTCTGAACTTATTAGATTTCCGATTAATTGAATTAGCAAGAGGTTATCGTTTGAATTTTACAACCATACCCACTGGTTCTACCATCACGAAAGCGGTATTGTTCTATGGTTGTGGAATTCTAGCATTGTTCGATTCAAGGGAATTAGGGTATTGGGGATTTGGGGATGAAAATTGGACAATTTTGAGTGATGAAGGAACTTATTATGATGATATAATGTGTTATAAGAACCAATTTTATGTGATTAATAATGTTGGAATTGTATATTGGATTGATAGATCTAGGAATCTTGTTCAATATGCTCCCCTACTTTGTGGGTTTGGTCACTTGAAAAACTTAGTTGAATCTGCTGGTCATTTTTATGTGGTTGATTCTTAtttggaggaagaagaagaggctATGTTTGAGGAGCCAAGGGTCGGATTATGTGGTCGTCGTACTGTGAACATGAAAGTGTATAGGCTTGATGAAGAATGGGGTACTTGGGTTGATGTAGATTCATTAGGAAATCGAGTTTTTGTGCTAGGGAAAGATGTTTGTTTTTCTGTTAGTGTTGATGATTTTCCGAGTTGTCAAGGgaattgcatatatttcttgGATCCTGTTCTGGAATTTGTTAATGTAAGAAGGACAATTAAACGTTTCGTTGGTCGTGTGTTTCGGTTTGATAATCGGAGTATCAAGATGGTTGAGTGTTTCCCTACCTATAAGAGGTTGTTCTCCCCTTCCATGAACAACTTGCCCTTGTCAATTTCAGCATAG